The Lichenihabitans psoromatis genome contains a region encoding:
- a CDS encoding glycosyl hydrolase family 8 codes for MNKRLTAASLVVAALVAGFPAFAQMATPTPMGVPPMPASHPTTSENLLDPAIWQTYKARFISPEGRLIDDANGDISHSEGQGYAMLLAAFAGDDLSFSRIWGWTVRELYRRPDGLASWRWSPTSTPHVTDGNNATDGDLLIAWGLAEAALRWDSPEYKAAAHSIAVAAVQHGSFKGRFGLTLLPGASGFGPNDMKDGPVVNPSYWVFPAFKRLKAVAPEINWAGLTESGVALLHASRFAPTGLPSDWISLKGPEPVPAASFPPTFGYNGIRIPLYLVWGDAGGTAALTPFLSAWSATSSGMPAVVDVVTARVTEPFYDQGYAAVAALTACAVKGTAIPIPLKTVKLERYYSTTLHLLAMVAARQRSLPCDW; via the coding sequence TTGAACAAGCGTTTGACGGCCGCCTCTCTCGTCGTGGCGGCCCTTGTGGCTGGCTTCCCGGCCTTTGCCCAAATGGCCACGCCAACCCCTATGGGAGTTCCGCCGATGCCGGCAAGCCATCCGACAACCTCCGAGAATCTTCTCGATCCGGCGATCTGGCAGACCTACAAGGCCCGTTTCATTTCGCCGGAAGGGCGGCTGATCGATGACGCGAATGGCGACATCAGCCACAGTGAAGGGCAGGGCTACGCCATGCTGCTGGCTGCTTTCGCGGGAGATGACCTCTCCTTTTCGCGAATTTGGGGTTGGACCGTGCGGGAACTCTATCGCCGGCCCGACGGGTTGGCATCGTGGCGCTGGAGCCCGACCAGCACGCCTCACGTCACGGATGGCAATAATGCCACCGATGGCGATCTCCTCATCGCGTGGGGATTAGCCGAGGCCGCCCTGCGGTGGGATAGCCCCGAATACAAGGCGGCGGCCCATTCGATCGCTGTCGCGGCCGTTCAGCACGGATCGTTCAAGGGGCGTTTCGGCTTGACGCTTCTGCCGGGAGCGTCGGGCTTCGGTCCGAACGACATGAAGGATGGGCCGGTCGTGAACCCCTCTTACTGGGTGTTTCCGGCCTTCAAAAGATTGAAAGCGGTGGCGCCCGAGATCAACTGGGCCGGCTTGACCGAAAGCGGAGTGGCGTTGCTGCACGCCTCTCGCTTCGCACCGACCGGCCTGCCGTCGGATTGGATTTCTCTGAAAGGGCCGGAGCCGGTGCCGGCCGCCTCTTTCCCACCCACCTTTGGCTATAATGGTATTCGTATCCCGCTTTATCTGGTGTGGGGTGATGCTGGCGGCACCGCAGCGCTGACGCCGTTCCTGTCGGCCTGGAGTGCGACCTCCTCCGGCATGCCGGCGGTCGTCGACGTCGTGACGGCCCGCGTGACCGAGCCGTTTTACGACCAGGGTTATGCAGCCGTCGCTGCTTTGACGGCCTGTGCGGTCAAGGGGACCGCGATTCCGATTCCGTTAAAGACCGTCAAGCTAGAACGTTATTACTCGACCACGCTGCATCTGCTTGCGATGGTCGCCGCTCGTCAGAGGTCGCTTCCATGCGATTGGTAA